The Pseudanabaena sp. ABRG5-3 genome includes the window CGGGTTAAGCTTACAAGTTTTACTGCTGGGATTTGAGAGAGGGTTTGCTACGCAAACCCTCTCTCAAATCCCATTTTAATAGCTAAGAGTTTCAGGACAATTAATCTCATGCACTTAAAACTATCTGCAATACTTTGAATATATATAGGTTATAATATTTTTACCTTTAAATATATAGAATTTGCTTAATGTACCTTTGCCCTTGTAACCCAATCTCGTAAAGTGATGAGGTGTATATAGAGCTTTTCAAGTTTTTCCGCCGAAGGCGGAAAACTTGAAAAGCTCTATATGAGGTCATTTTGAGATCATTTATATGGCATTTGAACCGAGCTATTTCAAGGCTGATTTGTTTAAAGTTTTATCTAATCCTGTCAGGATTCAAATCCTCGATGCCCTCCGCGTCGGTGAACAAAGCGTTAACTCGATCGCCCAGCAAATTGAGTCAGAACCATCGGCAGTTTCACAACAGCTTGCCGTAATGCGCCGTTATAACTTGGTGCGATCGCGTAAGCAAGGCAACTTTGTCTACTATTCCGTCGGTGATGCCACGATTTTTAAGGTGTTGGATTCGGCGCTAGAGCTTTTTCACAATCACGTCATTGAAATGCGGGAATCACTGCAAAAATTGGAGTAACGAAAATTTCATGGCACAAGTAGGAAGCTTAGATCGCATCCAAAGTCCTAAAAATAATCCATTCAATAATCCATTCAAGGGATTGTTTACGAACTTTCGTGGCGACTTGACGGGAGGACTTACCGCCGCCGTTGTCGCACTCCCCTTAGCCCTTGCCTTTGCGGTTGCCAGTGGTGTAGAGTCAAAAGCAGGACTTTATACAGCGATCGTCGCAGGAGTAGTCGCCGCCATATTTGGGGGATCACCTGTACAGATTACAGGACCAACGGGGGCGATGGCGGTAGTCTTAGTGGGCATCGTCGCTAAGTACGGCATTGAAAAAGTATGGATCGCTGGAGTAATGGCGGGGATCATCCAAATTGCCCTCGGTGTTGCCAAATTAGGTCGCTTAGTCAAATTCATTCCCTATCCCGTCACCGCAGGCTTTACCAACGGGATCGCCGTGATTATTTTCTGTGGTCAGTTAAATAATTTCTTCGGGTTACATTTACCGAATCAAGAACATTTCTTACAAGCGCTGTGGCAAACCGTCACGAATTTAGAAGGCTATAACTGGTTAGCGATCGCCTTAGCCCTGCTCACCATCGGCACAAAACTATTATGGAATCGCATTAATCAATCAATCCCCGGTTCTTTAGTTGGACTAATCGTCGCCACCCTCGCCGCCGTCTTTGCCAAATCTCAATGGCATCTCGAAGTACCAACCATTGGCATCATTCCCCAATCTTTGCCAATGCTGCAAGGGATTCCCCATTGGAATGACTTTAAATTAATCAGAGAACTGATTAATCCTGCGATTGCCTTAGCCGCCCTAGGCAGTATTGAATCATTATTAGCCGCCGTGGTTGCCGATGGCATGAGTGTCAGCGATCGCCACAATAGTGATCGGGAATTAATCGGTCAAGGCTTAGCAAATATGGTCGTGCCGTTCTTTGGCGGGATTCCTGCGACGGGTGCGATCGCGCGTACTGCGGTCAATGTCCGTGCTGGCGGTAAAACTCGGCTATCGGGAGTAATTCACGGAATTGCCCTCGCCCTGATCGTCTTAATATTCGCGCCCCTCGCTTCACAGGTTCCCCTCGCTGCCCTTGCAGGTATCCTGATGATTACCAGTATCCGCATGATGGAATGGAAAGCGATCGGGTTATTGATTCATACTACCTATGCTGATTTTGGGGTGATGCTGCTGACTTGGTTAGTAACCGTCTGTTTTGATCTCGTCCTAGCCGTAGAAGTGGGACTGATTGCCGCAGGGATTCTCTTTATCAAGCGCATGAGTGAACTTAGTCTCGTGAAAATGCCTGAAGATAGTGCGTTTCTCTCTGGCATTCCCCTAGAATTTGGCAAACAAATCGCTATCTATCGGATTGATGGACCAATGTTCTTTGGTGCAGCCGAGAGATTTGTCAGTTTCTTGCGTGATGCCCCTGAAGTCAAGTTCTTGATTTTGAGAATGCGCTATGTCCCCAGTATGGATACAACAGGCTTAGTTGCCCTCGAAGAGATTTATCACGATTTGCAACGTCATAATTGCCAGTTAATTTTGAGTGGGTTGCGTCCTGAGGTCGAACAACTTTTAGA containing:
- a CDS encoding ArsR/SmtB family transcription factor; the encoded protein is MAFEPSYFKADLFKVLSNPVRIQILDALRVGEQSVNSIAQQIESEPSAVSQQLAVMRRYNLVRSRKQGNFVYYSVGDATIFKVLDSALELFHNHVIEMRESLQKLE
- a CDS encoding SulP family inorganic anion transporter: MAQVGSLDRIQSPKNNPFNNPFKGLFTNFRGDLTGGLTAAVVALPLALAFAVASGVESKAGLYTAIVAGVVAAIFGGSPVQITGPTGAMAVVLVGIVAKYGIEKVWIAGVMAGIIQIALGVAKLGRLVKFIPYPVTAGFTNGIAVIIFCGQLNNFFGLHLPNQEHFLQALWQTVTNLEGYNWLAIALALLTIGTKLLWNRINQSIPGSLVGLIVATLAAVFAKSQWHLEVPTIGIIPQSLPMLQGIPHWNDFKLIRELINPAIALAALGSIESLLAAVVADGMSVSDRHNSDRELIGQGLANMVVPFFGGIPATGAIARTAVNVRAGGKTRLSGVIHGIALALIVLIFAPLASQVPLAALAGILMITSIRMMEWKAIGLLIHTTYADFGVMLLTWLVTVCFDLVLAVEVGLIAAGILFIKRMSELSLVKMPEDSAFLSGIPLEFGKQIAIYRIDGPMFFGAAERFVSFLRDAPEVKFLILRMRYVPSMDTTGLVALEEIYHDLQRHNCQLILSGLRPEVEQLLDRSGLLQEIGHDNSFNSTDEALRKIMPNIHN